One Danio rerio strain Tuebingen ecotype United States chromosome 22, GRCz12tu, whole genome shotgun sequence genomic window carries:
- the si:rp71-36a1.1 gene encoding uncharacterized protein si:rp71-36a1.1 isoform X1: MGNVVLFFLFSLFLEGVSGDAQVVSVKVGDSVTLQTDSQIQSGDVIFWRFQPQNIMIASINKVKASFELNKELDGNFKSRLQLRVQSGYLTIKNIMTTDSGDYEVSNDNGIKKSFKVSVVSVDFTKTVSVLEGDLVTLHTDVPDIKIYDAIEWRFEYQKSPVAEIKAGNVPKYDETDTRFKDRLQLDPQTASLTIKNIRTELAGLYKADIISSGHTVHKSYNVIVIAPRVPVCGPSGWSSGAVAGIVVCLLLLVAVAVALVIYYRRKIAVLEKSLNRDNVLVPKPIHTNNE, translated from the exons ATGGGAAATGTTGTATTGTTTTTCCTCTTCTCGCTGTTCTTGGAAG GTGTGTCAGGTGATGCTCAGGTGGTATCAGTAAAGGTGGGAGATTCTGTCACTTTACAGACCGATTCTCAAATACAGAGCGGCGATGTGATATTCTGGAGGTTTCAACCTCAAAACATAATGATTGCTTCTATTAACAAGGTAAAAGCTAGTTTTGAATTAAACAAGGAGCTTGATGGTAATTTCAAAAGCAGACTGCAGCTGCGTGTTCAGTCTGGATATCTCACCATCAAAAACATCATGACAACAGACTCTGGTGATTATGAAGTATCCAATGACAATGGCATCAAAAAGAGTTTCAAAGTCAGTG TTGTGTCTGTTGACTTCACGAAGACCGTTTCTGTGCTGGAGGGAGATTTAGTCACTTTACACACTGATGTTCCTGATATAAAGATATATGATGCAATAGAGTGGAGGTTTGAATATCAGAAATCTcctgtagctgaaataaaagctGGAAATGTCCCTAAATATGATGAAACTGATACGAGGTTCAAAGACAGACTACAGCTGGATCCTCAGACTGCATCTCTGACCATCAAGAACATCAGAACTGAACTGGCTGGACTTTATAAAGCTGACATTATCAGCAGTGGACACACTGTACACAAGTCATACAACGTCATCGTCATTG CTCCACGGGTACCTGTATGCGGACCTTCAGGTTGGTCTTCAGGTGCTGTCGCAGGGATTGTtgtttgtcttcttcttctgGTGGCTGTAGCTGTAGCTTTGGTCATTTACTATCGCCGCAAGATTGCTGTTCTAGAAAAATCGC ttaACAGAGACAATGTCTTGGTGCCTAAACCCATTCATACCAACAATGAATGA
- the si:rp71-36a1.1 gene encoding uncharacterized protein si:rp71-36a1.1 isoform X2: MIASINKVKASFELNKELDGNFKSRLQLRVQSGYLTIKNIMTTDSGDYEVSNDNGIKKSFKVSVVSVDFTKTVSVLEGDLVTLHTDVPDIKIYDAIEWRFEYQKSPVAEIKAGNVPKYDETDTRFKDRLQLDPQTASLTIKNIRTELAGLYKADIISSGHTVHKSYNVIVIAPRVPVCGPSGWSSGAVAGIVVCLLLLVAVAVALVIYYRRKIAVLEKSLNRDNVLVPKPIHTNNE, encoded by the exons ATGATTGCTTCTATTAACAAGGTAAAAGCTAGTTTTGAATTAAACAAGGAGCTTGATGGTAATTTCAAAAGCAGACTGCAGCTGCGTGTTCAGTCTGGATATCTCACCATCAAAAACATCATGACAACAGACTCTGGTGATTATGAAGTATCCAATGACAATGGCATCAAAAAGAGTTTCAAAGTCAGTG TTGTGTCTGTTGACTTCACGAAGACCGTTTCTGTGCTGGAGGGAGATTTAGTCACTTTACACACTGATGTTCCTGATATAAAGATATATGATGCAATAGAGTGGAGGTTTGAATATCAGAAATCTcctgtagctgaaataaaagctGGAAATGTCCCTAAATATGATGAAACTGATACGAGGTTCAAAGACAGACTACAGCTGGATCCTCAGACTGCATCTCTGACCATCAAGAACATCAGAACTGAACTGGCTGGACTTTATAAAGCTGACATTATCAGCAGTGGACACACTGTACACAAGTCATACAACGTCATCGTCATTG CTCCACGGGTACCTGTATGCGGACCTTCAGGTTGGTCTTCAGGTGCTGTCGCAGGGATTGTtgtttgtcttcttcttctgGTGGCTGTAGCTGTAGCTTTGGTCATTTACTATCGCCGCAAGATTGCTGTTCTAGAAAAATCGC ttaACAGAGACAATGTCTTGGTGCCTAAACCCATTCATACCAACAATGAATGA